The DNA segment TTTTACGGTTTAAAGTTTAAATACCATATATTATTGGCTTAAGAGCTTTTTTCGAGCCCTGATTTGGAATAAAATTTTATGGTGTTTTTTTAGATCTTATTTGATAAGGGTTACAACAAAAAAAAGAGGCAGCTAAAAATTAGCTGCCTCCCGGGCTTATATAGGCAAAGATTAAGCCTTAATTATAATTTGGGTTCTGATCCATTTTAGGATTCGCCAGCAGTTCCTTTTGAGGAACGGGCCATATCATATCCCGGTTAGCTTTGGCCGATCTCACCTCTACATTCACAGGCTGATTGGTTGAAGGGTCAATAGCCCCTGTAACCTGCCCGTTCATCACCTGTTCAAATATACCCCATCTCCTGATGTCATAATAACGTACACCTTCAAATGCCAGTTCAACTCTACGTTCACGCCTTACCAGTTCGCGTAGTTTATCCTTGGTATTGTAAACGGTAGTATTTACATTAGGCATAGTAGCCCTGCTCCTGATCTCGTTCAGGTATTTAACCACATCAGGGTTATTGTAGTCGTCCAGTTCAACCAGCGCCTCTACATAATTTAACAGTACTTCTGCATAGCGCATGATCATAAAGTCGAGCGTTCTTGTACCCGTTTTATCTTTTGGATCCAGGTATTTATTTATCCAAAAACCTGTTGAAGTTGAATTCTGATCTCCGAGTTTATCCAGGCCGGCTTCAAATGGCTTTAATACAACCCCGGTATAAGTGCTTCCAGGTAAAATGATAGAAGCGATCATTCTCGGGTCTCTATTGTTCCGGTAATTAGGGTCTTTTGCATAAATAGCCATAGAATCAGGTCCCAGCTCAGTTAAAGTTTTCCCCTGTCTGGTCTCATAAGCGTTTACCATTGATGCCGAAGGTGAAACGACAGTTTTTCCGCCTGTACCCTGAGGGGCAAAAGTATTCCATTGGTTACCTCCACTTGTTATTTCCCTAAAAAAAATGCGCTCATCATTAACTTCACCAACA comes from the Pedobacter heparinus DSM 2366 genome and includes:
- a CDS encoding RagB/SusD family nutrient uptake outer membrane protein; protein product: MKKIYYLLFPVLLITLGGCEKFLTHDNPTDVYDDIWWNTEPNVAAALNSIYVGIPDGSSGRQLMFLDALSDNAVARQSLRGDYESYVKGLQGPNWGVGTGIWDDDYRDIRRANRFLENIDRAYMPVETLKKQYIYEARALRAYYHMELFMFFGRITIMKQSVTPDNSYLPRNSEQEIYDFIISELTECANNLPDKYIVNVDLKRMSAATCWGLVSKLALYYKKYDVARDAAKKIIDMNAYSLRKSTTLKNSYADLFLYVGEVNDERIFFREITSGGNQWNTFAPQGTGGKTVVSPSASMVNAYETRQGKTLTELGPDSMAIYAKDPNYRNNRDPRMIASIILPGSTYTGVVLKPFEAGLDKLGDQNSTSTGFWINKYLDPKDKTGTRTLDFMIMRYAEVLLNYVEALVELDDYNNPDVVKYLNEIRSRATMPNVNTTVYNTKDKLRELVRRERRVELAFEGVRYYDIRRWGIFEQVMNGQVTGAIDPSTNQPVNVEVRSAKANRDMIWPVPQKELLANPKMDQNPNYN